The following are encoded in a window of Rhizobium sp. 11515TR genomic DNA:
- a CDS encoding glycosyltransferase family 4 protein has protein sequence MRDRETAHASDLREIEIIATNFKRRLSGVTSTIVQLIPKQVELGYHIATLGPGLPEDLPKLGWLRLPGLWVKPRRYRMRVWHARRNNEMLVGLLLRSALRMRLKLVFTSAAQRRHTGYTRWLIRRMDAVIATSTRSGSFLEVSHTVIQHGVDLNSFHPPEKPDDRMAATGLPGTYLIGCFGRVRHQKGTDLFVKAMIELLPRYPDWTAVVCGRVTAEHRGFGEQLQKMVADAGLTDRIRFMGEVDDIKPWYRRATLYVAPSRNEGFGLTPLEAMASRTAVVASDAGAYAEMIVPGETGAVVPAGDGEALTRAIAFYLANPEETLRQGENAVRHVRSEFALEKEATAIGEVYKRLLGANS, from the coding sequence GTGCGCGATCGCGAGACAGCGCATGCGAGCGATCTCCGTGAGATCGAAATCATAGCAACGAATTTCAAACGCCGGCTTTCCGGCGTTACGTCTACGATCGTGCAGCTCATCCCCAAGCAGGTCGAGCTCGGCTATCACATCGCCACACTCGGACCTGGCCTGCCGGAAGATCTGCCGAAACTCGGTTGGCTGCGGCTCCCCGGCCTCTGGGTGAAGCCGCGCCGCTATCGCATGCGCGTCTGGCATGCCCGCCGTAACAACGAAATGCTTGTGGGTTTGCTCCTGCGCTCCGCTCTGCGCATGCGCCTGAAGCTTGTCTTCACCTCGGCAGCCCAGCGCCGCCACACTGGCTACACGCGCTGGCTGATCCGCCGCATGGATGCCGTGATCGCCACCAGCACCCGCTCGGGTAGCTTTCTCGAAGTGTCGCACACCGTCATCCAGCACGGCGTCGACCTCAACAGCTTCCATCCGCCGGAAAAACCTGACGACCGCATGGCCGCAACCGGCCTGCCCGGCACCTATCTGATCGGCTGCTTCGGCCGCGTCCGCCATCAGAAGGGCACGGATCTCTTCGTCAAGGCGATGATCGAACTGTTGCCGCGCTATCCGGACTGGACCGCCGTCGTCTGCGGCCGTGTGACAGCTGAACATCGCGGTTTTGGCGAGCAGTTGCAAAAGATGGTGGCCGACGCAGGTCTCACCGATCGCATCCGCTTCATGGGCGAAGTCGACGATATCAAGCCCTGGTATCGCCGCGCCACCCTCTATGTCGCCCCTTCCCGCAACGAGGGTTTTGGCCTAACACCCTTGGAAGCCATGGCCTCGCGCACCGCGGTCGTCGCTTCGGATGCCGGCGCCTATGCCGAAATGATCGTGCCGGGCGAAACCGGGGCCGTGGTGCCGGCAGGCGACGGCGAGGCTCTCACCAGAGCGATCGCATTCTATCTTGCCAATCCAGAGGAAACACTTCGCCAGGGCGAAAATGCCGTGCGCCACGTGCGCAGCGAATTCGCTTTGGAAAAGGAAGCAACCGCCATCGGCGAGGTCTACAAGCGGCTGCTCGGCGCCAATAGCTAG
- a CDS encoding LysR family transcriptional regulator encodes MDDLPLADLVAFTAVARERSFREAARRRGVSASSLSEAVRRLEERLAVRLLNRTTRSVTPTEAGERLMERLTPAMSEISVALDDINSFRDSVGGTLRLNVPTVAAMVVMPDILSRFLKEYPAISVEIVAEDSFIDVVAAGYDAGIRYDERLEKDMIAVPIGPRQQQYITAAAPAYLAANGTPQHPRDILEHRCIRHRFLSGSVVPWEFERKGETLFITPPMVVATNSIDIERSAAVAGLGIIRTFKEFLAPQIASGELVPILEEWDTAFSGPFLYYASRRHMPAPLRAFVDFLNREQRRGRDR; translated from the coding sequence ATGGATGATTTACCGCTCGCCGATCTGGTTGCCTTTACTGCCGTTGCCCGCGAGCGCAGCTTTCGCGAGGCAGCACGCAGGCGCGGCGTTTCCGCCTCGTCGTTGAGCGAAGCGGTCCGGCGGCTGGAGGAGCGGCTGGCGGTCCGTCTGCTCAATCGCACGACCCGAAGCGTGACTCCGACGGAAGCTGGGGAACGGCTGATGGAGCGCCTGACGCCGGCCATGAGCGAGATCTCAGTGGCGCTCGACGATATCAACAGCTTCCGCGACAGCGTCGGCGGGACTTTGCGGCTGAACGTGCCGACTGTTGCGGCCATGGTCGTCATGCCCGACATCCTCAGCCGCTTTCTGAAGGAATATCCGGCGATCTCAGTCGAAATCGTCGCTGAAGACAGTTTCATCGATGTCGTGGCGGCTGGCTACGATGCCGGTATACGCTATGACGAGCGGTTGGAAAAAGACATGATCGCCGTACCGATCGGGCCGCGGCAACAGCAATATATCACGGCTGCCGCGCCGGCCTATCTGGCTGCAAACGGCACGCCACAACATCCGCGCGATATACTTGAGCATCGCTGCATCCGTCATCGCTTCCTGAGCGGATCCGTGGTGCCCTGGGAGTTCGAAAGGAAGGGCGAGACGCTCTTCATTACGCCGCCAATGGTCGTTGCAACGAATTCGATCGACATAGAGCGCAGCGCTGCGGTGGCTGGATTGGGCATCATCAGAACATTCAAAGAATTCCTTGCGCCGCAGATTGCCAGCGGAGAATTGGTGCCGATCCTGGAAGAATGGGATACCGCTTTTTCCGGTCCGTTTCTCTATTATGCCAGCAGGCGCCACATGCCAGCACCACTCAGAGCCTTCGTCGACTTTCTCAATCGAGAACAACGGCGCGGTCGCGACAGATAG
- a CDS encoding TCR/Tet family MFS transporter encodes MIDQKFARRGLFLVFLILFLDVIGIAIIMPVMPKYLEELTGASVSAAATEGGWLLLAYAAMQFLFSPLIGNLSDRFGRRPLLLASVLTFAIDNFICAIAGSYWMLFVGRILAGISGASFSTCSAYIADISNDENRAKNFGLIGMAFGVGFVLGPVIGGFLGEFGPRVPFYGAAALAFLNFVGAYFLLPETLDAKHRRPFEITRANPFGALRQMRRYQGIGWVCVVMFLNWLAHGVYPAVWAFVTSYRYDWSEGQIGFSLAVYGIGAAIAMGLVLPRLVPVLGEWKTAVLGMVFSCLGLIGYAFSWQGWMVYAVIVLTVIENVADAPLRSIAASKVPPSAQGELQGALGSLTSITAIIGPVLFPYLFQYYTAPTAPLVFAGAPFIMSAILVVGGLVVLVMKVRKTEPKAVAQSQAGEAA; translated from the coding sequence ATGATCGATCAGAAATTCGCCCGTCGAGGCCTGTTCCTCGTCTTCCTTATCCTCTTCCTCGACGTCATCGGCATCGCGATCATCATGCCTGTCATGCCGAAATATCTGGAGGAGTTGACGGGTGCTTCGGTCAGCGCGGCGGCAACCGAAGGCGGCTGGCTGTTGCTGGCCTATGCCGCTATGCAGTTCCTATTTTCGCCGTTGATCGGCAATCTGAGCGATCGTTTCGGCCGCCGGCCGCTTCTTCTGGCCTCCGTGCTGACCTTCGCGATCGACAATTTCATCTGTGCGATTGCCGGCTCCTACTGGATGTTGTTTGTCGGCCGTATTCTCGCCGGCATCAGCGGCGCAAGTTTTTCGACCTGCTCGGCCTATATCGCCGATATCAGCAATGACGAGAACCGCGCGAAGAATTTCGGCCTGATCGGCATGGCTTTCGGCGTTGGTTTTGTGCTTGGTCCCGTCATCGGCGGCTTCCTCGGCGAGTTCGGGCCGCGCGTGCCTTTCTACGGCGCGGCGGCTCTGGCCTTCCTGAATTTCGTCGGCGCCTATTTCCTCTTGCCGGAAACGCTGGATGCCAAGCATCGCCGGCCCTTCGAGATCACACGCGCCAATCCGTTCGGCGCGCTCAGACAAATGCGCCGGTATCAGGGCATCGGCTGGGTCTGCGTCGTGATGTTCCTGAACTGGCTGGCGCACGGCGTCTATCCCGCCGTATGGGCTTTCGTCACCTCCTATCGCTACGACTGGAGCGAAGGGCAGATCGGCTTCTCGCTGGCTGTCTATGGGATCGGCGCCGCCATTGCTATGGGTCTGGTGTTGCCACGGCTGGTGCCTGTTCTCGGCGAGTGGAAGACTGCAGTGCTCGGGATGGTGTTTTCCTGTCTCGGCCTGATCGGCTACGCTTTTTCATGGCAAGGCTGGATGGTTTACGCAGTTATCGTCCTGACGGTCATCGAAAATGTCGCGGATGCGCCGTTGCGATCGATTGCAGCCAGCAAGGTTCCGCCATCCGCGCAGGGCGAATTGCAGGGCGCGCTCGGTAGCCTGACGAGTATTACTGCCATCATCGGGCCGGTGCTGTTTCCATATCTGTTCCAGTATTATACCGCGCCAACCGCACCCCTCGTTTTTGCCGGTGCGCCCTTCATCATGAGCGCAATTCTGGTGGTCGGCGGGCTTGTCGTGCTTGTGATGAAGGTTCGCAAGACGGAACCGAAAGCGGTCGCGCAATCGCAAGCGGGCGAGGCGGCCTAA
- a CDS encoding LytTR family DNA-binding domain-containing protein, whose amino-acid sequence MDHTLLQSTLRELQVIQRSPRFWATFVTIVLIFALTGPYGTLDRLMPVTRLGYWLVLHAMAWSIAIVFSIVAEILLRGQIASMFARMMIGSITAALPIGFGIGLVDFAFFGTLPTVAGSLHQSLGSIPLCVLFCILAYMTMHRQIAIAAGGTEFEERKTGSVATEHQPPASQPPILSRLKPENRGALIRLTVRDHYTEVVTSRGRELILLRFGDALAETGNIEGIRLHRSHWVAADHVSGLKRDNGKLFVVARDGIEMPVSRSYAEAVRRRFG is encoded by the coding sequence GTGGATCACACCCTTCTGCAGTCCACGCTTCGTGAATTGCAGGTCATCCAGCGTTCACCGCGCTTCTGGGCGACCTTCGTCACGATCGTCCTGATCTTTGCCCTGACTGGCCCCTATGGCACCCTTGACCGGCTGATGCCCGTAACCCGACTAGGCTATTGGCTTGTTCTTCACGCCATGGCCTGGTCGATCGCGATCGTCTTCTCCATCGTCGCCGAAATCCTGTTGCGCGGGCAAATAGCAAGCATGTTCGCAAGAATGATGATCGGTTCCATCACCGCCGCATTGCCGATCGGTTTCGGCATCGGGCTCGTTGACTTCGCATTCTTCGGCACATTGCCCACGGTAGCCGGCAGCCTGCACCAGTCCCTTGGATCGATACCTCTCTGCGTCCTCTTCTGCATTCTTGCCTATATGACCATGCATCGGCAGATAGCGATCGCAGCCGGAGGAACAGAGTTCGAGGAGAGGAAAACAGGATCCGTCGCGACTGAGCATCAACCGCCGGCATCGCAGCCGCCGATTCTCTCACGCCTGAAACCGGAAAATCGGGGAGCCCTGATAAGGCTTACCGTTCGCGATCACTACACCGAGGTCGTCACAAGTCGCGGGCGCGAACTCATCCTGCTGCGCTTCGGCGATGCTCTTGCAGAAACCGGCAATATAGAAGGTATCCGCCTGCACCGATCGCACTGGGTCGCGGCGGACCATGTTAGCGGCCTGAAACGCGACAACGGCAAGCTTTTCGTCGTCGCGCGCGATGGAATAGAGATGCCCGTCAGCCGCTCCTATGCCGAAGCCGTTCGGCGGCGTTTCGGCTGA
- the greA gene encoding transcription elongation factor GreA, protein MVEKVPMTQNGFVKLQEELRWRQQEERPRIIEAIAEARAHGDLSENAEYHAAKEAQSHNEGRITELEDLTARAEVIDLTKMSGSKIKFGAKVKLVDEDTEEEKIYQIVGDQEADVKAGRISISSPIARALIGKEVGDSIEVNAPGGAKAYEILSVSWG, encoded by the coding sequence ATGGTTGAAAAGGTACCGATGACGCAGAACGGGTTCGTCAAGCTGCAGGAAGAACTGCGCTGGCGTCAGCAGGAAGAGCGCCCGCGAATCATCGAGGCAATTGCAGAAGCGCGCGCCCACGGCGACCTCTCCGAAAATGCCGAGTACCATGCAGCCAAGGAAGCCCAAAGCCACAACGAAGGCCGCATCACCGAGCTTGAAGACCTGACGGCACGCGCCGAGGTCATCGATCTCACGAAGATGTCCGGCTCGAAGATCAAGTTCGGCGCCAAGGTCAAGCTCGTCGACGAAGATACCGAGGAAGAGAAGATCTACCAGATCGTCGGCGACCAGGAGGCCGATGTGAAGGCAGGCCGCATCTCCATCTCTTCCCCGATCGCCCGTGCCCTGATCGGCAAGGAAGTCGGCGATTCCATTGAGGTCAATGCACCCGGCGGCGCCAAGGCTTACGAAATCCTCTCCGTCTCCTGGGGCTGA
- a CDS encoding aldo/keto reductase, which produces MEKNQLGRTGPQVSALGLGCMGMSGMYGPSDRTESIATIHAALDAGINLLDTGDFYGMGHNEMLIGEAIKGLKRDDFLLSVKFGALRDPSGAWLGYDARPAAIRNFVAYSLQRLGVDHIDIYRPARLDPNVPIEDQIGAILDLIKAGYVRHIGLSEVGADTIRRAAAIHPIVDLQIEYSLISRGIEDKILPTCRELGIGITAYGVLSRGLISGHWQKDNVQKGDFRTISPRFQAGNVEKNLELVEALRGIAEAKGASVAQIAIAWVAAKGKDIVPVIGARRRDRLTEALGALSVELSQADMAAIEHAIPKDAAAGGRYPEAQLTHLDSEK; this is translated from the coding sequence ATGGAAAAGAATCAACTGGGTAGGACCGGCCCGCAAGTATCGGCTCTGGGCCTCGGCTGCATGGGCATGTCCGGCATGTATGGCCCGTCCGATCGCACTGAGAGCATCGCCACCATCCATGCCGCGCTCGATGCCGGGATAAACCTCCTCGATACCGGTGATTTCTACGGCATGGGCCACAACGAGATGCTGATCGGCGAAGCCATCAAGGGGCTGAAGCGGGACGATTTCCTGCTCAGCGTCAAGTTCGGCGCGCTCCGTGACCCTTCCGGCGCATGGCTCGGCTACGATGCCCGGCCGGCGGCGATCCGGAATTTCGTCGCCTATTCGCTGCAGCGCCTCGGCGTCGATCACATCGATATCTATCGCCCTGCCCGCCTCGACCCGAACGTGCCGATCGAAGATCAGATCGGCGCGATATTGGATCTCATCAAGGCAGGCTACGTCAGGCATATCGGCCTGTCGGAAGTCGGCGCCGACACCATCCGCCGCGCCGCTGCCATCCATCCGATCGTTGACCTGCAGATCGAATATTCGCTGATATCGCGCGGCATCGAAGACAAGATCCTGCCGACCTGCCGCGAGCTCGGCATCGGCATCACTGCCTACGGCGTTCTTTCGCGCGGCCTCATCAGCGGCCACTGGCAGAAGGATAACGTCCAAAAGGGCGATTTCCGCACGATAAGCCCACGCTTTCAGGCCGGAAACGTCGAAAAGAACCTGGAACTGGTGGAAGCTTTGCGCGGGATCGCCGAGGCGAAGGGCGCCAGCGTTGCGCAGATCGCAATCGCCTGGGTCGCAGCCAAGGGCAAGGATATCGTCCCGGTCATCGGCGCCCGTCGTCGCGATCGCCTGACGGAAGCACTGGGAGCGCTCTCGGTTGAATTGTCGCAAGCCGATATGGCCGCGATCGAACATGCGATCCCGAAAGACGCTGCAGCCGGTGGCCGCTACCCCGAAGCGCAGCTGACACATCTCGACAGCGAGAAATAA
- the ypfJ gene encoding KPN_02809 family neutral zinc metallopeptidase: protein MDWKGRRQSDNIEDERGSSPMSGGGGGFRFPGGGIGGGGLSFRTIIVLIVIFLILRAMGVDVIGLLQQSGMLEGGGSGYQQSTSNSGGGGQPANDEMKQFVATVLADTEDTWTGIFKSMGQTYTDPKLVLFSGSFPSACGQASAATGPFYCPSDQKVYLDMAFFQQMKDQFGASGDFAQAYVIAHEVGHHVQDLLGILPKFNQARRNMSEVDANKMSVRIELQADCFAGIWGKFTQQKGILQAGDLEEALNAAQQIGDDTLQKRTQGYVVPDSFNHGTSAQRVKWFKQGFDSGKLSDCDTLNNPV, encoded by the coding sequence ATGGATTGGAAGGGGCGTCGGCAATCCGACAATATCGAGGACGAACGCGGCTCATCACCCATGAGCGGCGGCGGCGGCGGCTTTCGATTTCCGGGCGGAGGGATCGGCGGCGGCGGTTTGAGCTTCCGCACCATTATCGTCCTTATCGTGATTTTCCTGATCCTGAGGGCCATGGGCGTCGATGTCATCGGCCTGCTGCAGCAGAGCGGCATGCTGGAGGGCGGCGGCTCCGGATATCAGCAGAGCACCTCAAACAGCGGTGGCGGCGGGCAGCCAGCCAATGACGAGATGAAGCAGTTCGTCGCAACCGTGCTTGCCGATACGGAAGATACGTGGACCGGCATCTTCAAATCGATGGGCCAGACCTATACCGATCCGAAGCTCGTGCTGTTTTCCGGCAGCTTCCCTTCGGCTTGTGGTCAGGCTTCGGCGGCGACCGGCCCCTTCTATTGCCCGAGCGATCAGAAGGTCTATCTCGACATGGCCTTCTTTCAGCAGATGAAGGATCAGTTCGGCGCATCCGGCGATTTCGCGCAAGCCTATGTGATTGCGCATGAGGTCGGCCATCATGTGCAGGACCTGCTCGGCATCCTGCCGAAATTCAATCAGGCTCGCCGCAACATGAGCGAAGTGGACGCCAACAAGATGTCGGTGCGCATCGAACTGCAGGCGGATTGCTTTGCCGGTATCTGGGGCAAGTTCACCCAGCAGAAGGGCATCCTGCAAGCCGGCGACCTCGAAGAGGCGCTGAACGCGGCGCAGCAGATTGGCGACGATACGCTGCAGAAGCGCACGCAGGGCTATGTCGTTCCCGACAGCTTCAATCATGGCACGTCGGCGCAACGCGTGAAGTGGTTCAAGCAGGGCTTCGATTCCGGCAAGCTCTCGGATTGCGATACGCTGAACAATCCGGTCTGA
- a CDS encoding DUF2306 domain-containing protein: MTFEPLLDAPIAIQIHVAAVVPAALLGAYLLARPKGTPIHRVLGKIWLALMAVTALSSFFIHQINMFYGFSPIHLLSLFVLFGCWGAIANARKHDIDAHKRTVRGLYFGGIVGAGGFTFLPGRIMSKVAFDGNETAPFLVAAGIVIALLWLMSKEIWQRRRLS; this comes from the coding sequence ATGACGTTCGAGCCGCTTCTTGATGCACCAATCGCGATTCAGATCCATGTCGCGGCGGTCGTCCCGGCCGCTTTGCTGGGGGCCTATCTTCTCGCCAGGCCGAAGGGGACGCCGATACACCGGGTGCTCGGCAAGATATGGCTGGCTCTCATGGCCGTCACGGCGCTCTCGAGCTTTTTCATCCATCAGATCAATATGTTCTACGGCTTCAGCCCGATCCACCTGCTCTCCCTTTTCGTTCTCTTCGGTTGCTGGGGAGCGATCGCCAATGCCCGCAAACATGATATCGACGCGCATAAGCGTACCGTCAGAGGCCTTTACTTCGGTGGCATCGTGGGTGCCGGAGGTTTTACCTTTCTTCCGGGGCGGATCATGAGCAAGGTGGCATTCGATGGCAATGAAACGGCGCCGTTTCTGGTGGCGGCAGGCATAGTCATCGCGCTTTTATGGCTGATGTCTAAAGAAATATGGCAGCGCCGCCGTTTAAGCTAA
- the carB gene encoding carbamoyl-phosphate synthase large subunit, which yields MPKRQDIKSILIIGAGPIVIGQACEFDYSGTQACKALREEGYRVILVNSNPATIMTDPGLADATYVEPITPEVVAKIIAKERPDALLPTMGGQTALNTALSLKRMGVLDRYNVEMIGAKPAAIDMAEDRALFREAMARIGLETPRSMLANATDIKDADRKTHEAERSKLKASLSGPALDKALDELENQWNLGESDRKQRYMSHAMAIAAQALDHVGLPAIIRPSFTLGGTGGGIAYNRSEFFEIVGGGLDASPTTEVLIEESVLGWKEYEMEVVRDKADNCIIICSIENIDPMGVHTGDSITVAPALTLTDKEYQIMRNASIAVLREIGVETGGSNVQFAVNPKDGRLVVIEMNPRVSRSSALASKATGFPIAKVAAKLAVGYTLDELENDITGGATPASFEPSIDYVVTKIPRFAFEKFPGASPVLTTAMKSVGEVMAIGRTFAESLQKALRGLETGLTGLDEIEIPGIEEGEGSQNAIRAAIGTPTPDRLRMVAQALRQGMSIEEVHEGCKIDPWFLEQLKNIVDMEERIREHGLPQDAANLRMLKAMGFSDARLATLTGKRPKEVAELRNSLNVRPVFKRIDTCAAEFASPTAYMYSTYETPFVGAARSEAQVSDRKKVVILGGGPNRIGQGIEFDYCCCHAAFALKDAGYEAIMINCNPETVSTDYDTSDRLYFEPLTAEDVIEILRAEQEKGEVVGVIVQFGGQTPLKLAEALEKNGIPILGTAPDAIDLAEDRDRFQKLLMKLDLNQPNNGIAYSVEQARLVASEIGFPLVVRPSYVLGGRAMQIIHSEGQLQGYLLDTVPELVPEDIKQRYPNDKTGQINTLLGKNPLLFDSYLTNAIEVDVDCLSDGTDVYVAGIMEHIEEAGIHSGDSACSLPPRTLSAAMIDELERQAKAMAKALNVGGLMNVQFAIKDDTVYVLEVNPRASRTVPFVAKTIGAPIAKIAARVMAGEKLDATFAAYGEKPDPRKLKHIAVKEAVFPFARFPGVDTLLGPEMRSTGEVIGLDTDFALAFAKSQLGAGVELPRDGTVFVSVRDDDKPRVLPAIRMLAEQGFKVLATGGTQRFLAENGIEATKINKVLEGRPHIEDAIRNRQVQLVINTTDSNKAISDSKSLRRATLMQKVPYYTTMAGAEAAAMAIKALKAGNLEVQPLQSYF from the coding sequence ATGCCGAAGCGCCAAGATATCAAATCGATCCTCATTATCGGTGCAGGACCGATTGTTATCGGACAGGCTTGCGAATTCGACTATTCGGGCACGCAGGCCTGCAAGGCGCTGCGAGAGGAAGGCTACCGCGTCATCCTCGTCAACTCCAACCCGGCAACGATCATGACGGATCCGGGTCTGGCGGATGCGACCTATGTCGAACCCATCACGCCCGAGGTCGTCGCCAAGATCATCGCCAAGGAGCGCCCGGACGCGCTTCTGCCGACCATGGGCGGCCAGACTGCGCTCAACACCGCGCTGTCGCTGAAGCGCATGGGCGTGCTCGACCGCTACAATGTCGAGATGATCGGCGCGAAGCCCGCCGCGATCGACATGGCCGAAGACCGCGCCCTCTTCCGCGAAGCCATGGCCCGCATCGGCCTCGAAACGCCGCGCTCCATGCTCGCGAACGCCACCGACATCAAGGATGCCGACCGCAAGACGCATGAGGCCGAGCGGAGCAAGCTGAAGGCATCGCTTTCTGGCCCCGCGCTCGACAAGGCGCTCGACGAACTGGAAAACCAGTGGAACCTCGGCGAAAGCGACCGCAAGCAGCGCTATATGAGTCACGCAATGGCAATTGCCGCGCAGGCGCTCGATCATGTCGGCCTTCCCGCCATCATTCGTCCGTCCTTCACGCTGGGCGGCACCGGCGGCGGCATCGCCTATAACCGCTCGGAATTCTTCGAGATCGTCGGCGGCGGTCTCGACGCCTCCCCGACCACGGAAGTCCTGATCGAAGAATCGGTTCTCGGCTGGAAGGAGTATGAGATGGAAGTCGTCCGCGACAAAGCGGACAACTGCATCATCATCTGCTCGATCGAAAACATCGACCCGATGGGCGTTCACACCGGCGACTCGATCACCGTTGCGCCGGCACTGACGCTGACGGACAAAGAATACCAGATCATGCGTAACGCCTCGATCGCGGTTCTGCGCGAGATCGGCGTCGAAACCGGCGGCTCGAACGTACAGTTCGCGGTCAATCCGAAGGATGGGCGCCTCGTCGTCATCGAGATGAACCCGCGCGTGTCGCGTTCCTCGGCGTTGGCCTCCAAGGCCACCGGCTTCCCGATCGCCAAGGTCGCAGCCAAGCTCGCTGTCGGCTACACGCTGGACGAACTCGAAAACGATATTACCGGCGGTGCAACCCCGGCGTCCTTCGAGCCGTCGATCGACTACGTCGTCACCAAAATCCCGCGCTTCGCCTTTGAAAAATTCCCCGGCGCCTCCCCGGTTCTGACCACGGCCATGAAGTCGGTCGGCGAAGTCATGGCAATCGGCCGTACCTTCGCGGAATCGCTGCAGAAGGCGCTACGCGGCCTCGAAACCGGCCTGACAGGCCTGGACGAGATCGAAATTCCCGGCATCGAGGAAGGCGAAGGCAGCCAGAACGCCATTCGCGCCGCCATCGGTACGCCGACGCCCGACCGCCTGCGCATGGTCGCCCAGGCGCTGCGCCAGGGCATGAGCATTGAAGAAGTGCATGAAGGCTGCAAGATCGACCCCTGGTTCCTCGAGCAGCTGAAGAACATCGTCGATATGGAAGAGCGCATCCGTGAGCACGGCCTGCCGCAGGATGCCGCCAATCTGCGTATGCTGAAGGCCATGGGCTTCTCCGACGCGCGTCTCGCAACGCTGACCGGCAAGCGCCCGAAGGAAGTGGCGGAGCTGCGCAATTCGCTGAACGTTCGCCCGGTCTTCAAGCGCATCGACACCTGCGCCGCCGAATTCGCCTCGCCGACGGCCTATATGTACTCGACCTATGAGACGCCCTTCGTCGGCGCGGCTCGTTCCGAAGCCCAGGTTTCCGACCGCAAGAAGGTCGTCATCCTCGGTGGCGGCCCAAACCGTATCGGTCAGGGTATCGAGTTCGACTATTGCTGCTGCCATGCCGCCTTCGCGTTGAAGGATGCCGGCTATGAAGCCATCATGATCAACTGTAACCCGGAGACGGTTTCGACCGATTACGACACGTCGGATCGTCTCTATTTCGAGCCGCTGACCGCAGAAGATGTCATCGAAATCCTGCGTGCGGAGCAGGAAAAAGGCGAAGTCGTCGGCGTCATCGTCCAGTTCGGCGGCCAGACCCCGCTCAAGCTCGCCGAAGCGCTGGAAAAGAACGGCATCCCGATCCTCGGCACCGCTCCTGATGCGATTGACCTTGCAGAAGATCGCGACCGCTTCCAGAAGCTCCTGATGAAGCTCGATCTCAATCAGCCGAACAATGGCATTGCCTACTCCGTCGAGCAGGCGCGCCTCGTTGCCTCCGAAATCGGCTTCCCGCTCGTCGTGCGCCCGTCCTACGTTCTCGGCGGCCGCGCCATGCAGATCATCCATTCGGAAGGCCAGCTGCAGGGTTACCTGCTCGATACCGTTCCGGAACTGGTGCCGGAAGATATCAAGCAGCGCTACCCCAATGATAAGACCGGCCAGATCAACACGCTGCTCGGCAAGAACCCGCTGCTCTTTGACAGCTATCTGACCAACGCCATCGAAGTCGACGTCGATTGCCTGTCCGACGGCACCGACGTCTATGTTGCCGGCATCATGGAACACATCGAAGAGGCCGGCATCCATTCCGGCGACTCCGCCTGCTCTCTGCCCCCGCGCACCCTCTCCGCCGCCATGATCGATGAACTCGAGCGCCAGGCGAAAGCCATGGCCAAGGCTCTGAATGTCGGCGGCCTGATGAACGTGCAGTTCGCCATCAAAGACGACACGGTCTACGTGCTCGAAGTCAACCCCCGCGCCTCGCGTACGGTGCCCTTCGTCGCCAAGACTATCGGTGCGCCGATCGCCAAGATCGCCGCGCGCGTCATGGCCGGCGAGAAGCTGGATGCGACCTTTGCCGCCTATGGCGAAAAGCCCGATCCGCGCAAGCTGAAGCATATCGCCGTCAAGGAAGCCGTCTTCCCCTTCGCCCGCTTCCCGGGTGTCGACACCCTGCTCGGGCCGGAAATGCGCTCGACCGGCGAAGTCATCGGCCTCGATACGGATTTCGCGCTCGCCTTTGCCAAGTCGCAGCTCGGCGCCGGCGTGGAATTGCCGCGCGACGGAACGGTGTTCGTCTCGGTTCGTGACGACGACAAGCCCCGCGTGCTGCCGGCCATCCGCATGCTGGCCGAACAGGGCTTCAAGGTGCTTGCAACCGGCGGAACCCAGCGCTTCCTCGCGGAGAATGGCATTGAGGCGACCAAGATCAACAAGGTCCTTGAGGGACGTCCACATATCGAGGACGCAATCCGCAACCGCCAGGTCCAGCTCGTCATCAATACGACCGACAGCAACAAGGCGATCTCGGACTCGAAGTCGCTTCGCCGCGCGACGCTGATGCAGAAGGTGCCCTACTACACCACCATGGCCGGCGCCGAAGCAGCCGCCATGGCAATCAAGGCGCTGAAAGCCGGAAACCTCGAAGTTCAGCCGCTGCAGAGCTATTTCTGA